The genomic segment CGCGAAGCGGGCAAGGCCGATGCCATCGTGGCGGGGCAGTTGGAGGGCTCGGTGCCCGACATGGCTTCCGAAGCCGAGATCGTGATCGCCTACGAGCCCGTCTGGGCCATCGGCACCGGTCTCACCCCGACCAATGCCGATATCGCCCAGATGCATGCCGGCATCCGCCGCCTGCTGGTCGAGCGGTTCGGGGCGCGGGGGCAGACGATCAGGATTCTCTATGGCGGCTCGCTCAAGCCGGCCAATGCCAAGGAGATTCTCGCAGTGGAAAACGTCAATGGCGGCCTCGTCGGTGGCGCTTCCCTCTTGGCGAATGACTTCTTCGCCATTATCTCAGCGGCATAACGTTCCGAGCGAGCGTGAAAAACACGTGCGTTCCGTCTGGTATTTGCCGGACGGTCCGTGTATGACCGCGCATCTTTTGCAAAAGTTTCGAGACTGACTCCTCATGGCCACTGTCCTGATTGTTGCCTATTTGCTGATCGTGATCGCGCTGATCGCAGTGATCCTGCTGCAGCGCTCCGAAGGCGGCGCACTCGGGATTGGCGGCGGCTCGAACCAGTTCATGACCGCGCGCGGCTCGGCAAACCTTCTCACCCGCACCACCGCGATCCTGGCGACCCTTTTCTTCGCCATGGCCATCGGCCTGACGATCCTGGCCGAACTCGATCGCGGTTCGCAGAGCATTCTCGACCGGGCCCAGCAGACCACGGACGGCAACACCAGCCAGCCGACCAGCGTGCTCGACGCGCTCAACCAGCTTCAGGGCGATACCTCGGGCACCCCGGCCGCGCCGGCGACGACGACGCCTGCCGCTCCGGCCTCGACCGATACGCCCGACCTGGCCGTGCCGGCTGCGCCTGCCGCCGACGCCACGACCACCCCGGCTGCGCCGGCTGACACCACGACCCCGGCTGCGCCCGAAACGACGGCGCCGGCGACCACGACCGAGACGACCACCCCCGCCGCTTCGAGCGACGCGGCTCCGGCGGCGACCCCGGCGGAACCCGCCAGCACCGGCGGCGGCCAGAC from the Youhaiella tibetensis genome contains:
- the secG gene encoding preprotein translocase subunit SecG, with translation MATVLIVAYLLIVIALIAVILLQRSEGGALGIGGGSNQFMTARGSANLLTRTTAILATLFFAMAIGLTILAELDRGSQSILDRAQQTTDGNTSQPTSVLDALNQLQGDTSGTPAAPATTTPAAPASTDTPDLAVPAAPAADATTTPAAPADTTTPAAPETTAPATTTETTTPAASSDAAPAATPAEPASTGGGQTTTN